The Bacteroidales bacterium region GAGAAATGAGAAAAGGCATGATCATTGACGGAGCAAAAAAATTAAAATGGCTGGTTGCTTTTAAAAATCAAAAAATCATACTAGCTTGTTGTTCCACCGTTAAAACATTATCATGGGAGCACAGCTTTTAAAAGATCCGGAGGTTTTTCCATCAGAAGAAGTGTTGGAAAAGGTGCTTGGCAAAACATATCCTGTATTCGAAGCGTTTATGAACGCCGCAGAATCTGAAGAGTTTAAACTCAACCCTGAATGGCGTTATTATAATGACGGCAAAGCATGGTTATGCAAAATAGTTTTTAAAAAGAAAACAGTAGTCTGGTTGTCGGTATGGTCAAACAGTTTTAAGGTTGCATTCTATTTCACAGAAAAGAGTGGTGAAGGAATAACTGAATTAGAAATTAGTGATTCGATAAAAGAGGCCTATATAAAGCATGTCCCAATCGGGAAATTAAAACCTGTTATTGTTGAGATAAGAGAGAAGTCTCAGCTTCCGGATATCTATTCCTTACTTGAGTATAAGATTGGAAAGCTTTGATCAAATAAATCACTAAACCGGATCCCTGTATCCTCTGCAGAAATTAGCGGCAGAGTCACCGGAGCCGGAATTTTAAAAAATTGGAGGTAATTATGAAGGCAAAAATTAGTTCTGGCTTGCTGGTCACGATGGTGATTTTAGCGCTTCATATGGACAGCTCTGTTTATGGCCAAAATTGGCCAATGATAAATTTCAATAAGGAAAGAACATCATGGGTCTCTGGTGAAACTGTACTTCATCCACCACTGCAGCAAAAAAATGAGATTCCTGTTAAATCCACCGGAGACTATATAAGGCTCAACTATCTGACCTTTTTTGATAACCTGCTTGCTCTGGCTGTTGGCAGGGATCCAAATACGTTAGAGGTTGTTGATA contains the following coding sequences:
- a CDS encoding DUF3788 family protein yields the protein MGAQLLKDPEVFPSEEVLEKVLGKTYPVFEAFMNAAESEEFKLNPEWRYYNDGKAWLCKIVFKKKTVVWLSVWSNSFKVAFYFTEKSGEGITELEISDSIKEAYIKHVPIGKLKPVIVEIREKSQLPDIYSLLEYKIGKL